A stretch of bacterium DNA encodes these proteins:
- a CDS encoding photosystem II q(b) protein, translating into LNGFNYNQSILDSQDHVINSWADVLNRANLGMEVMHERNAHNFPLDLATAESTPVALKAPAIG; encoded by the coding sequence ATCTTAATGGTTTTAATTACAATCAGTCCATTCTGGATAGCCAAGACCACGTAATCAACTCTTGGGCTGATGTGCTGAACCGCGCCAACCTTGGCATGGAAGTGATGCACGAGCGGAATGCACATAATTTTCCGTTGGACCTAGCTACTGCTGAGAGCACCCCTGTGGCTCTGAAAGCACCTGCTAT